A genomic region of Eucalyptus grandis isolate ANBG69807.140 chromosome 5, ASM1654582v1, whole genome shotgun sequence contains the following coding sequences:
- the LOC104445534 gene encoding LOW QUALITY PROTEIN: L-type lectin-domain containing receptor kinase IV.1 (The sequence of the model RefSeq protein was modified relative to this genomic sequence to represent the inferred CDS: inserted 3 bases in 3 codons), with amino-acid sequence MFVNILVLVSLLAVLAYARATSFLYNRFAIGELSLDGMAWVXPHGLLSMGYDVRQNMENMGHAFHPKPVQFKNSPNSSVSSFSATFVFAIRPRDRTLSGHGIVFVVTPQRGLPGSLPSQYLGMFNKTNNGNATNHVFGVEFDTTQGSEFQDIDSNHVGINLNGLKSAMSAPAGYYADGGKFKNLTLISGKAMQAWVDYDXHGKKINVTLAPIKVQKPDTPLLSLTRDLTSVINENMYVGFSSSAGWVQTSYYVLGWSFRVNGKAEALALSRLPKLPQIGKKDMSKVLTIGLPWVVLFLISILILSVIYVMRRKRKFAEVLEDWERDYGPHRFKYKDLYIATKGFREQELLGTGGFGRVYRGNLPTSNIEIAVKRVSHESRQGMREFIAEIISIGRLRHRNIVSLLGYCRRKGXLLLVYDYMSNGSLDKYLYNQPKITLNWRQRFRVIKGVASGLLYLHEGWEQVVIHRDIKASNILLDADLNGRLGDFGLARLYNHGADPQTTHVAGTLGYLAPEHMRTGKASRSTDLFAFGVFLLEVACGRRPIQNRDAEDMILVDWVFSCWDRGAILEARDPKLGAEFVEEEMELVLKLGLMCSHPEPLMRPSIRQVLHYLEGDIPMPELSSIGSRLTFGHHEGFDDLAMSPSSMEKAFQQSSSVVESLLSGGR; translated from the exons ATGTTCGTCAATATTCTTGTTCTGGTTTCTCTGCTAGCCGTTTTGGCTTACGCTCGAGCGACCAGTTTCCTGTACAACCGTTTCGCAATAGGAGAGCTGAGTCTCGATGGGATGGCCTGGG AACCCCATGGCCTCCTGAGTATGGGCTACGACGTCAGACAGAATATGGAGAATATGGGCCACGCCTTCCATCCCAAGCCAGTCCAGTTCAAGAACTCGCCAAACAGCTCCGTCTCTTCCTTCTCTGCCACGTTCGTCTTTGCGATCCGACCTCGGGATAGGACTCTGAGCGGCCATGGGATCGTCTTTGTGGTCACGCCCCAGAGAGGCCTCCCGGGGTCCCTGCCTAGCCAATACCTTGGCATGTTCAACAAAACTAACAATGGCAACGCCACCAATCATGTGTTCGGAGTGGAATTCGACACGACCCAGGGCAGCGAATTTCAGGATATCGACAGTAATCACGTGGGAATCAACTTGAACGGGTTGAAATCAGCAATGTCAGCTCCAGCGGGGTATTATGCAGATGGGGGGAAGTTCAAGAACTTGACTCTAATAAGCGGTAAAGCAATGCAAGCCTGGGTGGACTACG GGCACGGAAAAAAGATCAATGTTACATTGGCTCCGATCAAAGTGCAAAAGCCAGACACTCCCCTTCTGTCTCTTACACGGGATCTCACGTCGGTTATCAACGAGAACATGTATGTTGGCTTCTCATCATCGGCCGGTTGGGTCCAAACTTCTTACTATGTTCTGGGGTGGAGCTTCAGGGTAAATGGAAAGGCTGAGGCACTTGCCCTGTCCCGACTTCCTAAGCTTCCTCAGATCGGTAAAAAGGATATGTCGAAGGTACTGACTATTGGGCTGCCATGGGTGGTTCTTTTCCTCATATCAATCCTGATCTTGAGCGTAATTTATGTGATGAGAAGGAAACGGAAATTTGCCGAGGTGCTCGAAGATTGGGAGAGGGACTACGGCCCGCACCGGTTCAAGTACAAGGACCTTTATATTGCGACAAAAGGATTCCGGGAGCAAGAGCTATTAGGGACTGGTGGGTTTGGTCGGGTCTATAGAGGAAACTTACCCACATCGAACATAGAGATAGCGGTGAAGAGGGTCTCACATGAATCGAGACAAGGTATGAGAGAATTCATAGCGGAGATCATCAGCATTGGTCGGCTACGTCACCGCAACATAGTGTCGCTCCTCGGTTACTGCCGTCGGAAAG AGCTGCTCTTGGTTTACGATTACATGAGCAATGGGAGCCTCGACAAGTACCTCTATAACCAACCAAAGATCACCCTCAATTGGAGGCAAAGATTTAGGGTGATCAAAGGAGTGGCATCTGGGCTGCTTTATCTGCATGAAGGCTGGGAGCAAGTCGTGATCCACAGAGATATAAAGGCGAGTAACATCTTGCTAGATGCTGACCTAAATGGAAGACTTGGAGATTTTGGGCTTGCGAGATTATACAACCATGGAGCCGACCCTCAAACGACTCACGTCGCAGGAACGCTTGGTTATCTCGCCCCCGAACACATGCGAACTGGCAAAGCCAGTAGGAGTACGGACTTGTTCGCATTCGGAGTGTTTTTGCTTGAGGTTGCCTGCGGGAGAAGGCCGATCCAGAACCGGGATGCGGAGGACATGATATTGGTGGACTGGGTATTTTCTTGCTGGGACAGAGGTGCCATTCTCGAGGCAAGAGATCCGAAGTTGGGGGCGGAGTTTGTCGAAGAAGAGATGGAATTGGTGCTGAAGCTTGGGTTGATGTGTTCCCACCCCGAGCCGCTGATGAGGCCAAGCATCCGTCAAGTTTTGCATTACTTGGAGGGTGATATTCCAATGCCGGAGTTGTCGTCCATCGGCAGCAGGTTAACATTCGGTCATCACGAAGGTTTTGATGATTTGGCCATGTCTCCGTCCTCCATGGAAAAGGCATTTCAGCAATCATCTTCTGTCGTAGAATCGCTTCTCTCAGGTGGGCGATGA